From Carassius auratus strain Wakin chromosome 1, ASM336829v1, whole genome shotgun sequence, the proteins below share one genomic window:
- the LOC113108446 gene encoding F-box/WD repeat-containing protein 7-like isoform X3, with translation MGFYGTIKMIFYKMKRKLDHDSEVRTSGKKPCHSPTGLPFPATPTTFRDIRVVIGQGQQRRRITSIQPPTGLQEWLRTFQSWSGPEKLLALDELIDSCEPTQVKHMMQVIEPQFQRDFISHLPRELALHVLSFLEPKDLLQAAQTCRYWRILAEDNLLWREKCREEGIDEPLYIRRKKVIKPEFTHSPWKSAYIRQHRIDTNWRRGDLRSPKVLKGHDDHVITCLQFCGNRIVSGSDDNTLKVWSAVTGKCLRTLVGHTGGVWSSQMRDNIIISGSTDRTLKVWNAETGECIHTLYGHTSTVRCMHLHEKRVVSGSRDATLRVWDIETGQCLHVLMGHVAAVRCVQYDGRRVVSGAYDFMVKVWDPETETCLHTLQGHTNRVYSLQFDGIHVVSGSLDTSIRVWDVETGNCIHTLTGHQSLTSGMELKDNILVSGNADSTVKIWDIKTGQCLQTLQGPHKHQSAVTCLQFNKNFVITSSDDGTVKLWDLRTGEFIRNLVTLESGGSGGVVWRIRASNTKLVCAVGSRNGTEETKLLVLDFDVDMK, from the exons ATGGGTTTCTACGGCACTATAAAGATGATCTTCTATAAA ATGAAGAGGAAGTTGGACCATGACTCCGAGGTTCGAACTTCAGGAAAAAAGCCCTGTCACAG TCCTACAGGACTGCCGTTCCCAGCCACCCCCACTACGTTTCGGGACATTCGAGTGGTCATTGGGCAGGGTCAGCAGAGACGGCGCATCACGTCCATCCAGCCTCCCACCGGTCTGCAGGAATGGCTGCGCACCTTTCAG AGCTGGAGTGGTCCAGAGAAGCTGCTGGCGCTGGATGAGTTGATTGACAGCTGTGAGCCCACGCAGGTGAAGCACATGATGCAGGTGATCGAACCACAGTTTCAGAGAGACTTCATCTCACACCTGCCTAGAGAG TTGGCCTTACACGTGTTGTCATTCCTGGAGCCCAAGGATCTGCTTCAGGCAGCTCAGACGTGTCGTTACTGGCGAATCCTAGCAGAGGACAACCTGCTCTGGAGGGAGAAATGCAGAGAAGAAG GTATTGATGAGCCCTTGTACATAAGGAGAAAGAAGGTTATCAAGCCAGAGTTCACACACAGTCCCTGGAAGAGTGCCTACATTAGACAACACAGAATAGACACCAACTGGAGGAGAGGAGACCTCAGATCACCGAAG GTGTTGAAAGGCCATGACGATCATGTGATCACCTGTCTCCAGTTTTGTGGAAACCGCATCGTGAGCGGCTCAGACGACAACACGCTCAAAGTATGGTCTGCTGTTACCGGGAAG TGTTTACGGACGTTAGTTGGCCACACCGGCGGGGTCTGGTCCTCTCAAATGCGAGACAACATCATTATCAGTGGCTCCACAGACCGAACGCTGAAGGTCTGGAATGCAGAGACGGGAGAATGTATCCACACGCTGTACGGTCATACCTCAACAGTGCGCTGTATGCACTTGCATGAGAAAAG ggTGGTGAGTGGTTCCCGGGACGCCACGCTACGGGTTTGGGACATTGAGACGGGTCAGTGTTTGCACGTGCTCATGGGTCACGTGGCGGCCGTTCGCTGCGTACAGTATGACGGCCGGAGGGTGGTCAGCGGAGCCTACGACTTCATGGTGAAAGTGTGGGATCCTGAAACAGAGACCTGTCTACACACACTCCAGGGTCACACCAACAGAGTCTACTCCCTACAG TTTGACGGCATCCATGTGGTGAGCGGTTCGTTGGACACGTCGATCCGGGTGTGGGATGTAGAGACTGGAAACTGTATTCACACGCTCACAGGTCATCAGTCTCTCACCAGCGGCATGGAGCTCAAAGATAACATCCTGGTCTCTGGAAACGCAGACTCCACCGTCAAGATCTGGGACATCAAGACCGGCCAGTGCCTACAGACACTGCAAG GTCCCCACAAGCACCAGAGTGCAGTAACCTGTCTGCAGTTCAACAAGAATTTTGTCATCACCAGCTCTGATGACGGTACGGTGAAGTTGTGGGATCTTCGTACGGGCGAGTTCATCCGTAATCTGGTCACACTGGAGAGCGGCGGCAGCGGCGGCGTGGTCTGGCGGATCCGTGCATCCAATACTAAACTGGTTTGTGCGGTGGGCAGCCGTAACGGCACGGAGGAAACCAAGCTCCTGGTGCTGGACTTCGACGTGGACATGAAGTGA